A region of bacterium DNA encodes the following proteins:
- a CDS encoding IS66 family transposase, with translation MLDRRGADGALADYTGIAICDGYNAYDALLRERKGSDLTLAHCWAHVRRKFVEAEPHYPEAGEMIDRIGQLYAIEAEAKRVSPEERLATLAALRATQSKPVLDEIRTWLMTQRVLPRSALGKAIAYTSGLWPGLVRFLADPKIPLDTNSVERALRGVAVGRKNHYGSRSERGTRVAALFYSLIESAKLCHVEPRAYLQEATVRAVRNPGTVTLARDLTCSDA, from the coding sequence GTGCTCGACCGACGCGGCGCGGATGGTGCTCTCGCCGACTACACGGGCATCGCCATCTGCGACGGCTACAACGCCTACGATGCGCTCTTGCGGGAGCGGAAAGGCTCAGATCTCACGCTCGCGCACTGTTGGGCGCACGTGCGGAGGAAGTTCGTCGAAGCGGAACCCCACTACCCCGAGGCCGGCGAGATGATCGACCGGATCGGCCAGCTCTACGCGATCGAGGCGGAAGCGAAGCGAGTGAGCCCCGAGGAGCGGCTGGCCACGCTGGCCGCCCTTCGCGCGACGCAGTCGAAGCCGGTCCTCGACGAGATCCGCACTTGGCTGATGACGCAGCGAGTGCTGCCGCGCTCTGCACTGGGGAAGGCCATCGCCTACACGAGCGGCCTGTGGCCGGGACTCGTGCGGTTCCTCGCGGACCCGAAGATCCCGCTGGACACGAACTCCGTCGAGCGGGCGCTGCGCGGCGTCGCCGTGGGCCGCAAGAATCACTACGGGAGCCGATCGGAGCGAGGGACCCGCGTCGCCGCGCTCTTCTACTCGTTGATCGAGTCCGCCAAGCTGTGCCACGTCGAGCCCCGGGCCTATCTCCAGGAAGCGACAGTGCGTGCGGTTCGGAACCCGGGCACGGTGACCCTCGCGCGCGATCTCACGTGTTCCGACGCATGA
- a CDS encoding PEP-CTERM sorting domain-containing protein: MLSFKRVLLIGALTLGAASMTTDVARATVIDLNDQRGSSGDFTFSSPTDGPLGASGISLAFSAGIFDSGNPGDNQGAYALDAAEDYFFVSGSNGSGTTETIILSGLTASAYDFTLYASRAGNSTQQGQIADYTIHGLFSDGGESDDFEAFADGFSAGTEMLFSNVSPIAGTITISITTNPGDPFPTLDGGSAISGLDNYHGLISAIAFTPVPEPGTGSLLLLGLGVLTAAARARK, encoded by the coding sequence ATGCTGAGTTTCAAGAGGGTCCTTCTCATCGGTGCGCTGACGCTGGGCGCGGCATCGATGACGACAGACGTCGCTCGAGCGACCGTCATCGATCTGAACGATCAGCGGGGGAGCAGCGGAGACTTCACGTTTTCCTCACCGACGGATGGCCCACTCGGGGCGAGCGGCATCTCACTCGCCTTCAGCGCCGGAATCTTCGATTCGGGGAACCCGGGCGACAACCAGGGCGCGTACGCCCTGGACGCCGCAGAGGACTACTTCTTCGTGTCGGGCTCGAATGGGTCTGGCACGACGGAGACCATCATCCTCTCGGGTCTGACCGCCTCTGCCTATGATTTCACGCTCTATGCTTCACGGGCCGGCAACTCCACACAGCAAGGGCAGATCGCCGACTACACGATCCACGGCCTGTTCAGTGACGGGGGCGAGTCCGACGACTTCGAAGCTTTCGCGGACGGGTTCAGCGCCGGTACCGAGATGCTCTTCAGCAACGTGAGTCCCATCGCGGGTACCATCACGATTTCAATCACAACGAATCCGGGCGACCCCTTCCCGACCCTCGATGGCGGCTCGGCGATCTCGGGCCTCGACAACTACCACGGGCTCATCAGTGCGATCGCCTTCACACCCGTGCCCGAGCCCGGGACGGGTTCCCTGCTGCTTCTCGGGCTGGGCGTACTCACGGCGGCCGCTCGCGCACGCAAGTAG
- a CDS encoding transposase, which translates to MIEAWASHKSFQPRKMLEEVPGGHQVTAAGDRGFDQLGFVDGCRDLAVTPHVAQNTTNRKSRIDGRTTRHEGYAVSQRRRKIVEEVFGWMKTVGLLRKTRHRGQPRVDWTFTFTAAAFNLVRIRNLLASP; encoded by the coding sequence AGGCGTGGGCAAGCCACAAGAGCTTTCAGCCCAGGAAGATGCTGGAAGAGGTTCCAGGTGGCCATCAGGTGACCGCCGCGGGAGATCGTGGCTTCGACCAGCTCGGCTTCGTCGACGGGTGCCGCGACCTCGCCGTCACGCCCCACGTCGCACAGAATACGACGAATCGAAAGAGCCGGATCGACGGACGGACGACGCGTCACGAGGGCTACGCCGTCAGCCAGCGTCGCCGAAAGATCGTCGAGGAGGTCTTCGGGTGGATGAAGACGGTCGGACTCTTACGGAAGACGCGTCACCGTGGGCAGCCACGCGTCGACTGGACCTTCACGTTCACGGCCGCCGCGTTCAACCTGGTTCGGATCCGCAACCTCCTGGCTTCCCCGTGA
- a CDS encoding triacylglycerol lipase, translating to MSLGSRWIVLALALLTLPLVAARCDERRGTSPDPLYPFVLVHGLFGTQTYTGGLDYWYRIPEAMEDEGARVFIAQLSAVGGSTVRGEQLVAQVEDVLALTGAAKVHLIGHSQGGLDCRFAAGVRPDLVASVTTVGTPNKGAELPGLLARGILDDGSFSSALVDLFGASLVPLVELIGGSADPLEVRAAAELLAPETVAAFNEQFPRGLPIGCHDGDAEVDGVRYYSWTGSSTVTNPLDITDALQAVAGLVYLGVPSDGQVTVCSAQFGHVIADDLRMNHFDQVNQVLGLTSLFEVDPRTLFRDHVRRLAELGL from the coding sequence ATGTCACTTGGTTCGCGTTGGATCGTCCTGGCACTCGCGCTGCTGACCCTGCCGCTCGTTGCGGCGCGCTGCGACGAGCGGCGGGGAACGTCTCCTGATCCGCTTTACCCCTTCGTCCTCGTGCACGGGTTGTTCGGCACACAGACGTACACCGGAGGGCTCGACTACTGGTATCGCATCCCGGAGGCGATGGAAGACGAGGGCGCGAGGGTCTTCATCGCGCAGTTGAGCGCGGTCGGAGGAAGTACGGTTCGCGGCGAGCAGCTTGTCGCGCAGGTCGAAGACGTGCTCGCGCTGACCGGCGCGGCGAAGGTCCATCTCATCGGTCACAGCCAAGGAGGGTTGGATTGCCGGTTTGCCGCAGGCGTCCGCCCTGATCTGGTGGCTTCCGTGACCACGGTTGGAACTCCCAACAAGGGCGCTGAGTTGCCCGGCCTCCTCGCGCGCGGGATCCTAGACGACGGGTCGTTCTCGAGTGCCCTTGTCGACCTGTTCGGCGCGTCGCTGGTGCCGCTCGTCGAGTTGATCGGGGGGAGCGCCGACCCGCTCGAGGTTCGTGCCGCGGCCGAATTGCTGGCCCCCGAGACCGTGGCGGCCTTCAACGAGCAGTTCCCGCGTGGCCTGCCGATCGGTTGTCACGACGGGGACGCGGAGGTTGATGGGGTGCGATATTACTCGTGGACGGGGAGCTCGACGGTGACGAACCCGCTCGACATTACGGACGCGCTGCAGGCGGTCGCGGGGTTGGTCTACCTCGGCGTGCCAAGCGATGGGCAGGTGACCGTGTGCAGCGCCCAGTTCGGTCACGTGATCGCCGACGACCTGCGGATGAACCATTTCGACCAAGTGAATCAGGTGCTCGGGCTCACCTCTCTGTTTGAAGTCGACCCCCGAACGCTCTTCCGCGACCACGTTCGGCGACTGGCCGAACTCGGTCTGTAG
- a CDS encoding glycosyltransferase family 1 protein has translation MARVLLVWELGAQLAHLRNLERVARILASPENVVAVALRELDDATRCFGDLSVQFYQAPLRHHPSLAPPGEFLCFAHLLAAAGFDDEDSLTTRLSAWRSILDGFRPDLVVCDHSPTALLASRGLPVRRAVLGPGLFVPPPASPWGVLPGVKVDAARTEKIQHDEERVRSVVNAAADALAIPPLRALSDLHDGARSWLCTVPELDPFGPRPDESYYGVGGVPGAALPPWPSADGPRIFAYLAPFPRRGEFLASLRDAGVPVLVHGRGIPAPERARVSGETLRFVDPLVDLRGLAEACDLFVSNGSHGSVLQTLRAGVPQLVAPWFREQQYTASAVESLGAGVVVDARRGDFAKALEASWAAPVRDRARAFARRHEGASAREQRSFEVEVRSLATDDR, from the coding sequence GTGGCGCGCGTCTTGTTGGTCTGGGAGCTCGGCGCGCAGCTCGCGCATCTGCGCAATCTGGAACGCGTTGCCCGCATTCTGGCGAGTCCGGAGAACGTCGTCGCGGTGGCGCTTCGCGAACTGGATGACGCGACACGTTGTTTCGGCGATCTGTCCGTCCAATTCTACCAGGCGCCGCTCCGACACCATCCTTCCTTGGCGCCGCCTGGTGAGTTCCTCTGCTTTGCGCACCTGCTGGCCGCCGCCGGCTTCGACGACGAGGATTCGCTGACGACGCGACTGTCCGCGTGGCGGAGCATTCTGGATGGGTTTCGGCCCGACCTCGTCGTCTGTGACCACAGCCCTACCGCGCTACTGGCGAGCCGAGGGCTCCCCGTCCGCCGCGCCGTCTTGGGGCCGGGTCTCTTTGTCCCCCCGCCGGCGTCGCCTTGGGGCGTTCTTCCCGGCGTCAAGGTCGACGCAGCGCGGACAGAGAAGATCCAGCATGACGAGGAGCGCGTTCGCTCCGTCGTGAACGCAGCCGCGGACGCACTTGCGATCCCGCCGCTCCGCGCGCTGTCCGATCTCCACGACGGCGCCCGCTCGTGGCTGTGTACCGTGCCCGAGCTCGACCCCTTCGGTCCACGCCCTGACGAGTCGTATTACGGAGTGGGAGGCGTCCCGGGCGCGGCGCTCCCGCCCTGGCCGTCCGCGGATGGGCCTAGGATCTTCGCGTATCTGGCGCCTTTTCCGCGCCGAGGCGAATTCCTCGCAAGCCTCCGCGACGCCGGCGTCCCCGTTCTCGTGCACGGACGCGGGATCCCCGCACCGGAGCGAGCGAGAGTGAGCGGGGAGACCCTGCGTTTCGTCGACCCTCTCGTCGACCTGCGCGGTCTGGCGGAGGCGTGCGACTTGTTCGTGTCGAACGGCTCTCACGGAAGCGTCCTGCAGACGCTGCGCGCGGGCGTCCCGCAACTGGTGGCTCCCTGGTTCCGAGAGCAGCAGTACACGGCGAGCGCTGTCGAGTCCCTCGGGGCGGGGGTCGTGGTCGACGCGCGGCGTGGCGACTTCGCGAAGGCACTCGAGGCGTCGTGGGCCGCGCCGGTGCGGGATCGGGCTCGCGCGTTCGCACGGCGGCATGAGGGCGCGTCGGCCCGCGAGCAGCGATCCTTTGAGGTCGAGGTGCGGTCGCTGGCGACCGACGACCGTTGA